CCCCCAGCTCGAGGGCGCCCTCGTCGCCCAGCGCCAGGAGGTTGAGCGCGCGGGCCTGGCCCAGGACCAGCCAGAGGCCCGCCGCGGTCGCGAGGGCGAACACGCCGAGCGAGCCCGGCGGAATGGGCGCCACGCTGCCGAGGAGCCAGTAGATGACGCCGCCGAGGCGGTTGGTGTCCACGATCGAGATCAGCACGGTGATCGCGGCCGAAAAGAAGATGCCGACGATCACGCCCGCCAGGAGGAGCGTGTGCACCGGCAGCCCGCCCGCCGTGGACGCGATCAGGTACACCGCCACGCCCGCGACGAGAGCGCCCGCGAAGCCGAGGGCGGTCAGCCCCAGCGCCTCCACGATCCCTTGGCCGAGCCCCGACACCTGGCCCAGCACCACGCCGAACGCAGCGCCGCCCGAGATGCCCAGGATCGAGGGGTCCGCCAGCGGATTGCGCGTGAGGCCTTGGAAGCCCGCGCCCGCGACGGCCAGCGCGGCACCGGCGAGCACCGCGGCGGCGATGCGCGGAAGCCTGATAGCGAGGACCACGGTGCGCTCGGTGCCCTGGCCCGGGCCGCGGCCGGTGATGAGGTCGAGGACCGTTCCAGGCGCGACCGGCGCGGCGCCGACGAGGAGCGAGCCGAGAACCACGACGGACAAGATGACTAATAGGCCGCCGCAGATCCATGCCAGCCTGGCCGCGCCCGTTGTTTGAATGCCTCCGGCCCTCATTTGAATGCCTCCGGATGGGTGAATGCCTCCGGATGAATGAGCCGCGCGAGCAACTCGAGCCCGTCGACGATCCGCGGACCGTAGCGGTGCAGGAGGTCGCCGTCGGCCGTGTACAGGCGCCCGCTCCTGATGGCCGGCAGGCTCTCGAGCCGCTGCCACTGCTCGCGCGCCGCGG
The sequence above is drawn from the Candidatus Methylomirabilota bacterium genome and encodes:
- a CDS encoding iron ABC transporter permease, with product MVLGSLLVGAAPVAPGTVLDLITGRGPGQGTERTVVLAIRLPRIAAAVLAGAALAVAGAGFQGLTRNPLADPSILGISGGAAFGVVLGQVSGLGQGIVEALGLTALGFAGALVAGVAVYLIASTAGGLPVHTLLLAGVIVGIFFSAAITVLISIVDTNRLGGVIYWLLGSVAPIPPGSLGVFALATAAGLWLVLGQARALNLLALGDEGALELGVDALRVKRRVFAGAALLTGTVVAFVGPIGFVGLIVPQALRMLLGPDTRVLVPAALLAGGAFLLAADTLARTVVAPAELSVGVLTSFCGAPVFIWLLRSRAGRTAP